One window from the genome of Nicotiana sylvestris chromosome 9, ASM39365v2, whole genome shotgun sequence encodes:
- the LOC104221607 gene encoding uncharacterized protein, with the protein MEKLLNPDDKEYMKMAMVKHEETFREQVYELHRLYQIQKILMKTISSSQQDINEDESKIELTLGPSSAGSSSHLKHKTSGVNQQRDVVTGHKWRLHNLTISNPNFLGERQSNPSVEQQYRQSRLNNPPWLFQVLI; encoded by the exons ATGGAAAAGCTTCTGAATCCAGACGATAAAGAATACATGAAGATGGCCATGGTAAAGCACGAGGAAACCTTTAGAGAACAG GTTTACGAACTTCATCGTCTATACCAAATCCAAAAAATATTGATGAAAACCATCTCAAGTAGCCAGCAAGATATTAATGAAGATGAAAGCAAGATTGAGTTAACTTTAGGCCCTTCCTCTGCAGGATCCTCTAGCCATTTAAAGCACAAAACTTCAGGCGTGAATCAACAGAGGGATGTTGTAACTGGCCATAAATGGAGACTTCATAATTTGACCATCTCGAATCCAAATTTTCTCGGTGAAAGACAAAGTAATCCAAGTGTTGAACAACAGTATAGACAGAGTAGATTAAATAATCCTCCTTGGCTTTTTCAAGTTTTGATTTGA